Below is a genomic region from Miniphocaeibacter halophilus.
GTCTACAATTCCAAGTTTTGAGTCTGCTGTAAGTCAAGCAAATGCAGAAATTAAAGGAATAGATTCCCAAAGAAAAACTGCTAAAGAAAACTTAAACTATGTAGAAAAAGCTAAAATATCCGGAAAAATAAAACTTGATAAAGAGGCTGCAGAATCAGCTATGAGTATGACAGGTGCAAGTCCGGTTGTAACTATAAACAGTAACGAGATTGTTATAAAAGGACAGGTTTCAGAATACGATTACGACAAATTAAAAGTTGATAATAGGGTAAAAATAATAGTTGCAAATTCTGGAGAGGAAATTGAAGGGACTATAAAAAGCATTGAAGAAATGCCAATTAGTAAGGATTCTCAAATTTCTATGAACCAACAAACAACATCAATTGCAAATTATAGTTTTACAGTTACACCAGATGAAAATATTCATTATGGATTTTCAGTAAATATAAAGCTACCTCAAGATAAAATTTATTTACCATTTGAAGCAGTATTAAAAGAAAAAGAAAAGTATTTTATTTTTAAAGTTAAAGATGGAAAAGCAATTAAAGAAGAAATAGAAGTAGAAATAGAAGATGGTATATATAAATTAATATCCGGTTTAAAGCTTGGCGATAAAATAATTTCCAATATAGAAGGTATAACTGAAAATATGGAAGTAAAAGTAGACGATGATAGTAAAAATAATAATACAGAGGCTACAAAAGAAGTAGAAGATAGTAATAGTTCAACAAATCCGGAGACACAACAATGATAGAGGTAAGGAAGGTTAACAAAACATATATTACCGGAGAGGAAAAACTACATGTGTTAAAAGATGTATCCTTTGAAGTACATGAAGGTGAATTTGTTGGAATTATGGGTGAATCAGGCTCGGGAAAATCAACCTTAATGAATATAATAGGATTTATGGACAATAAATATGAAGGAGAATATCTTTTTGATGGAAAATTAACAAAAAATGAAAATGATGATAAACTTTCCCATATAAGAAATAGAGCTGTCGGGTTTGTATTTCAAAATTTTAATTTAATAGATAATTATACAGTTAGGGAGAATGTTGAATTACCATTATTATATGCAGGATTAACTCCTAGAAAAACAAAAAAAATTGTTTTAGAAGCATTGGAATCTGTAGGAATACCTGAAAAAATAGATAAATATCCTACACAACTTTCAGGCGGTCAGAAACAAAGGGTAGCAATTGCTAGGGCAATAGTCCATAATCCTAAATTTATCCTTGCAGACGAACCAACAGGCGCTTTGGATTCAGCAACATCAAGAGAGATTATGGAAATATTTAAAAAACTAAATATAGAAAATAAAACAACTGTAGTTATGGTAACTCACGATAGAAGTTTAGCTTCCTACTGTTCAAAAGTTCTTTTTATGGTTGATGGAAATTTAGAAGAAAGGTTTGATTTGTAATGAAATTTTCGGTATTATTTTCAGATGCATTTAATGCTATAAAAAGAAATAAAAAACGAAGTATACTGACTATGTTAGGAATAGTAATTGGAATTGGTGCAGTAATAGCAATAATTTCTATTGGCCAAGGTTTTGAAAATTATGTAGTAGAGGAACTTACAGAAGATGAGTCTCAAGATATTACTAGTAATATTACTTTTCAACCTAA
It encodes:
- a CDS encoding efflux RND transporter periplasmic adaptor subunit; the encoded protein is MTKRSKIIVAIVSIILIVAIALTIFFSRDTKETVELYEVIEQDPISFSGNVEASEKQEVYLDSTKGKIKEYYVNDGDSVEVGQNLFIYENDTVKSQLVQLDTQYNLAVDAKNSANSQLSKAKSSLSAANKKVTDLNNKIKNISSNITLPTDIEDYNNPNNTGKSSGELTQLQMELESAKMEVQSLESTIPSFESAVSQANAEIKGIDSQRKTAKENLNYVEKAKISGKIKLDKEAAESAMSMTGASPVVTINSNEIVIKGQVSEYDYDKLKVDNRVKIIVANSGEEIEGTIKSIEEMPISKDSQISMNQQTTSIANYSFTVTPDENIHYGFSVNIKLPQDKIYLPFEAVLKEKEKYFIFKVKDGKAIKEEIEVEIEDGIYKLISGLKLGDKIISNIEGITENMEVKVDDDSKNNNTEATKEVEDSNSSTNPETQQ
- a CDS encoding ABC transporter ATP-binding protein, which codes for MIEVRKVNKTYITGEEKLHVLKDVSFEVHEGEFVGIMGESGSGKSTLMNIIGFMDNKYEGEYLFDGKLTKNENDDKLSHIRNRAVGFVFQNFNLIDNYTVRENVELPLLYAGLTPRKTKKIVLEALESVGIPEKIDKYPTQLSGGQKQRVAIARAIVHNPKFILADEPTGALDSATSREIMEIFKKLNIENKTTVVMVTHDRSLASYCSKVLFMVDGNLEERFDL